GCAGGACTCACTGGAAGACGAAGTGGGCTTTCGCACTATTGAGGTCCGCGGCACGCAGATTCTCCTGAACGGCACTCCCATTTTTCTTCGAGGAGTGTGCATTCATGCGGAGGCGCCTCAGCGCACGGGCCGTGCCTATTCCGACGAGGATGCAAAGACGCTGCTCGGCTGGGTAAAGGAGCTGGGCGCAAATTATGCGCGGCTGGCTCACTATCCTCACGATGAGCGAATGACGCGTCTGGCTGACCGGATGGGAATCCTGATCTGGTCCGAGATTCCGGTCTATTGGGCGGTTGAGTTCGACAATCCAGCGGTTCTTGCCAAAGCTCAACAGCAGTTGATGGAGATGATACGCCGCGATCGCAATAAGGCTTCCGTGATCCTCTGGTCAATGGCCAATGAGACTCCCAACAATCCAACCCGTACACAGTTTCTGCAAACGCTGGCCGCACGCGCGCACGTCGAAGATCCAACGCGTCTGGTTACGGCGGCGTTGCTCGTCCGCACCGAAGGAATGAAGAAGATCGTCGATGATCCCCTGGGCACCGCACTCGACGTAATCGGAGTGAACGAATATATCGGATGGTACGAACACAAGCCCGAAGACGCTGACCGCACGGAGTGGGATATCCACTACGAAAAGCCAACGATCGTGAGCGAGTTCGGGGGAGACGCCAAGTACGGCTTGCATGGCTCTAAGGACGAACGCTGGACGGAGGAATATCAGGCCAACATCTACCAGCATCAGCTCGTCATGCTCAATCGCATTTCGAAGCTGCGGGGAATGACGCCGTGGATCCTCATGGACTTTCGCTCACCACGCCGTCCACTACCTGGAATACAGGACTACTTCAATCGAAAAGGTCTCATTTCGGAACAAGGACAGAAGAAGAAGGCATTTTTTGTCCTGCAAAAAGCATACACGGAGAAGACAGTCGGCAGGCCAGAGTAGTGCGATTGGGCTGCTCTCAAGTCTTGGCGGCGGTCCGTGTACGGAATGGAAGCTGCTGTTGGAAATGCGTGCGATGGTGCCCCGGCCTTCCTCTTTTTGCTAAAGACTTACAAAATTCGGGTGCCCCGTTGTTCGCAGGGCGGGCTAAGCGAATGCCTGCAATGTCGCCTTGACAGTCGCTTTTTCTCCGGAGTCTCCTAACCCTCTTCGTTTCCGTTGGTCAAATGTGTAAATAGAGCGCCCTGCAACTTCGGGGACGCGCTTGCGTATTCCATAAAGTCCGGAGCACGTGGCGAGGAGGCGGTGGATGGAAACACTGGGCCAAAATCTCAGGCTGGCTGTGCGTCAGTTGCGGCGTAATCCCGGATTCACATTCGCTGTGGCTTTCACGCTTGCTCTTTCTATCGGAGCAAACACGGCAATTTTCTCGATCGTGAACGCGCTTCTTCTGAAAGAGCTGCCCTACGATCGTCCGGAGCGCATTGGAATCGTGTTCGCGAAGACTACGGGGGCTCAGTCTGGGGACGACCGAAAGAATGTCGATGGAGAGCAATGGGAGCTGCTGCGCGACAACGTGCCCTCTCTCATCTCGGCTGTTTCGGGCCTGCGCGCTTCCGGTGTAAACCTGCAGGCCGGTTCCCGCGCGCAGTATCTTCACGCGGGACGCGTTTCGGCGCGCTATTTCGACGTGCTGGCTATCCGTCCCATCATGGGACGCACTCTTTCAGAGGATGAAGACCGTCCGCACGGCCCCAAGGCAGCCATCCTCAGCTACGGTTTGTGGCGCACCGTTTTTGCACAAGATCCTAACGTTCTGGGACAAGGCGTTCTGCTGAAAGGCGAGCCATACACGATCATTGGGATCCTGCCTGAACATGCAACTACTCCGTTAAATGCCGATCTCTATACGCCCCTGCAGCCGAGCCGCGAAGGCGAGGGTCAGGGCACAAACTTTGCTCCCATCATGCGATTACGGAATGGCGCAACCTGGCCACAAGCTGATGCAGAAATCAACGTCGCATGGGCCCGAACTGCGCGGGTCCAAAATTTTGTCAGGAGAAATCCTGGGGCGCAGATAACGTACCATTCGGTTCCACTGCAAGCGGGGCAAGCAAATACGCTTCGGCCGCAGGTGCTGGCGCTGATGCTGGCGGCCGGATTCATCCTGCTCATCGCTTGTGCGAACCTCGCTGGGCTTACTCTCGTGCGCATGTTGCGCCGCACAAGCGAGATCGCGACGCGGCTCGCGCTGGGCGCTTCTGCGTGGCAGATTCAAACGCAGCTGTGGATCGAAAATCTGGTGTTGGCGCTCCTGGGTGGTGTGGTGGGCATCGGAGTAGGCTTCCTGGCATTGCGCGGGTTGCTGCTGATGCTGCCGGAGCACTTTTTGCCGGTGGCGACGATTCGTCTCGACGGTCGCGTTTTGGGATTCACTCTTCTGCTGTCCTTACTCACGAGTGTGCTGTTCGGTATGTTGCCTGCGCTTAGCAGCACGCGAATCGATCTTCGGTCTGCGATCGCCAGCCGTGCCGTAATAGGAACTGGCAGCGTTTATATCCGGCAAGGTTTGATCGCGGGCGAAGTTGCGCTGACGGTGGTGTTGCTGGCGGCTGCCGGCCTGCTGATCCGTACGCTGGTTCACCTCGAGACCATGCCTCCGGGTTTCAATCCAGCTGGAGTGATCACGGCGAAGGCGTCTCTCGATGATGTCCGCTACGGCGATCCGGCGGCGTTCCGAAAACTGCTTAATGAGAGCCTTTCCACGATGCGCGAGATTCCCGGCGTGCAGAATGCAGCGGTTGGTTTGACTCTGCCGTATGAGCGTGCACTGCTCACGGGAATCACTCTGAGTGACGGCAAAGAGGCAGGGCAGCAGGTGATGACAAACAAAGCGTATGTCACTCCCGGCTACTTCGATACGTTGCAGATTCCAGTGCTCGCAGGCCGCAGCTTCACTGAGGCGGATGGACCGGATACAGAGCAGGTGGTTGTGATCAACCAGACGTTCGCGCGCAAGTTCTTCCACGGAGAGAACCCTGTAGGACGGCATCTCGACAAAATGTCGATCGTTGGCGTGGTAGCGGATACGGTGCTGTCTTCTGCAGGTAAATTGAACGAAGGTTCGGCGCCATTAACCGACGAAGAGGCGATTTATGTGCCTGCGGCACAAATCAGCGACTCCAAGATGCTCTCCATCACGCATGCTTGGTTTCAGCCAAGTTGGATCGTTCGCAGCCCCCAGTCGGCGGAACGCGTGATTCCCCAGATGCAGCGTGCACTCGCAACCGCAGATCCCACGTTGCCGTTTTCCGGTTTCTACTCGATGAATGACCTCATGGCCGACACGCTTGCGACCCAAAGAATCGAAGTCGCTCTGCTCACTGCAATGGCCTCACTTGCCCTGCTGCTAAGTGCGGTGGGAATCTTTGCCCTGGTGGCAAACCTGGTAGCGCAGAGAAGGCGCGAGATCGGGATTCGCATCGCGTTGGGCTCGACGATCGAAAGGGCCATGGTGCACGTCGGAAGTTCGGGAGTGAGCGCATCGACATTAGGATTAGTCCTCGGACTGCTACTGTGCATCGGCGCACTCCGCGTGATGCGCAGCGTTCTTTATGGTGTAGGCGTGTATGACGCGCCTACTATCCTGCTCGTGATACTAACCTTGTTTGTTGTGACTCTCCTCGCAACGGCCGTGCCTGCCTTGAGAGTTGCCAACATCGACCCTGCAACAACTCTGCGCGAAGAATAGAGTGATCGATCAAAACTAACCGAAGAGCGTGTTCGTTAACCGATCGGTTCGTGCTGAACGTCTCGCCTGCGCTGGTCTGTGCTAGGGGGAAGTTCGAATCTTTCCGAGATCGCTTTATCTTCATGGGTTTCGACATCGTGCACGGATGGCAACGCCAACCGCTACCAAGCAGATCCGATTGGCAGCTCACTTGCACTTGCTGGGCAGCGTTGAGGAGGCGACGGCAACGTCGTGCACCGATCATGGACGGTTCCGGTTTCATGCAGGGAGTTTGGTGCGGCGCGATTTTTGGAGCCGCGATCATGATGTTGATCGTCTCGCTGATATTCGAAAGCTCGCAGCGCAAGCAGGGACGGCAAGTGCGTCATGTTCACAAGATTTGGGGCGAAAGTCTGAGCGTTGCCACCGTGTCAGCACGAGAATCGATTAACGGCACTGACTAGCGCTCAACCCAGGGCGCCGATGCTGGCGATAAGGCAA
This is a stretch of genomic DNA from Terriglobales bacterium. It encodes these proteins:
- a CDS encoding ADOP family duplicated permease, producing the protein METLGQNLRLAVRQLRRNPGFTFAVAFTLALSIGANTAIFSIVNALLLKELPYDRPERIGIVFAKTTGAQSGDDRKNVDGEQWELLRDNVPSLISAVSGLRASGVNLQAGSRAQYLHAGRVSARYFDVLAIRPIMGRTLSEDEDRPHGPKAAILSYGLWRTVFAQDPNVLGQGVLLKGEPYTIIGILPEHATTPLNADLYTPLQPSREGEGQGTNFAPIMRLRNGATWPQADAEINVAWARTARVQNFVRRNPGAQITYHSVPLQAGQANTLRPQVLALMLAAGFILLIACANLAGLTLVRMLRRTSEIATRLALGASAWQIQTQLWIENLVLALLGGVVGIGVGFLALRGLLLMLPEHFLPVATIRLDGRVLGFTLLLSLLTSVLFGMLPALSSTRIDLRSAIASRAVIGTGSVYIRQGLIAGEVALTVVLLAAAGLLIRTLVHLETMPPGFNPAGVITAKASLDDVRYGDPAAFRKLLNESLSTMREIPGVQNAAVGLTLPYERALLTGITLSDGKEAGQQVMTNKAYVTPGYFDTLQIPVLAGRSFTEADGPDTEQVVVINQTFARKFFHGENPVGRHLDKMSIVGVVADTVLSSAGKLNEGSAPLTDEEAIYVPAAQISDSKMLSITHAWFQPSWIVRSPQSAERVIPQMQRALATADPTLPFSGFYSMNDLMADTLATQRIEVALLTAMASLALLLSAVGIFALVANLVAQRRREIGIRIALGSTIERAMVHVGSSGVSASTLGLVLGLLLCIGALRVMRSVLYGVGVYDAPTILLVILTLFVVTLLATAVPALRVANIDPATTLREE
- a CDS encoding glycoside hydrolase family 2 TIM barrel-domain containing protein, with protein sequence MLLSLGIALAQPDDGSNKPTLLVDVDHRQQISLDGDWHAIVDPYGSGLYDFHGKLRNNGYFKNEKQASNGLVEYDFAKSSTLRVPGDWNTQRESLFFYEGPLWYEREFTYHRVSGRRLFFHVGSANYLSYVWVNGQKACEHEGGFTPFDCEITNDVHDGNNFAVIAVDNTRHADGVPTLQTDWWNYGGLTRDVSLVEVPGTFIDDYSLQLKRGTKTELEGWVHIDSASPGATVTLAIPEQKLTQTSTIQDDGRARFEFHAGNLELWSPEHPKLYRVQIRSGQDSLEDEVGFRTIEVRGTQILLNGTPIFLRGVCIHAEAPQRTGRAYSDEDAKTLLGWVKELGANYARLAHYPHDERMTRLADRMGILIWSEIPVYWAVEFDNPAVLAKAQQQLMEMIRRDRNKASVILWSMANETPNNPTRTQFLQTLAARAHVEDPTRLVTAALLVRTEGMKKIVDDPLGTALDVIGVNEYIGWYEHKPEDADRTEWDIHYEKPTIVSEFGGDAKYGLHGSKDERWTEEYQANIYQHQLVMLNRISKLRGMTPWILMDFRSPRRPLPGIQDYFNRKGLISEQGQKKKAFFVLQKAYTEKTVGRPE